In the genome of Rhizobium rhizogenes, one region contains:
- a CDS encoding LpxI family protein: MTGGGRLAIVAGSGQLPLYVAAAAREMGENPFIVRLRDDSSFDWSGFDNAVISVGDVAGLGRLLRENRVDRVVLSGGVARRPEWREIRPTIGIVLKLPSIVRTLLSGGDDTVLQMVIKIIGTLGARVIGAHEIAPGLLATTGVLGTQKPTDEDFRDIRKAADAALALGTLDVGQGAVSVGGRIVALECVEGTDAMLARVAALRAEGRISPRRRGVLVKLCKPQQDVRADLPTIGIETVENARKAGLAGIAVEAGRALVLDRDAMLKAADQAGIFVCGIDTSLDGDMIGGDISA, encoded by the coding sequence GTGACAGGCGGCGGGCGTCTCGCCATTGTGGCCGGCAGCGGCCAGCTGCCGCTCTATGTGGCGGCCGCCGCCCGCGAGATGGGCGAAAACCCGTTCATTGTGCGGCTGCGCGATGATTCCAGCTTCGACTGGAGCGGTTTCGACAATGCCGTCATCAGTGTCGGGGATGTTGCCGGGCTTGGCCGGTTGCTGCGGGAGAACCGCGTAGACCGCGTCGTCCTTTCCGGCGGCGTGGCGCGGCGACCGGAGTGGCGCGAAATTCGCCCCACAATCGGCATCGTGCTGAAACTTCCCTCCATCGTTCGCACGCTGCTGTCGGGCGGCGACGACACCGTTCTGCAGATGGTCATCAAGATCATCGGCACGCTTGGCGCAAGGGTTATCGGTGCACACGAGATCGCACCCGGGCTGCTCGCCACCACCGGTGTTTTGGGCACTCAGAAACCCACCGACGAGGATTTTCGCGATATACGCAAGGCGGCCGACGCGGCGCTCGCGCTCGGCACGCTGGATGTGGGGCAGGGGGCGGTCTCTGTCGGTGGCCGCATCGTGGCCCTTGAGTGCGTCGAGGGCACGGATGCCATGCTGGCGCGTGTCGCGGCGCTGCGCGCTGAAGGTCGTATATCGCCCCGTCGCAGGGGAGTGCTGGTCAAGCTCTGCAAACCACAACAGGATGTGCGCGCCGACCTGCCGACAATCGGCATCGAAACCGTGGAAAACGCCCGAAAAGCCGGGTTGGCGGGTATTGCCGTCGAAGCCGGCCGGGCGCTTGTGCTCGATCGCGACGCGATGTTGAAAGCCGCCGATCAGGCGGGCATATTCGTCTGCGGCATCGATACGTCACTTGATGGAGACATGATTGGCGGGGATATAAGCGCATGA
- the lpxB gene encoding lipid-A-disaccharide synthase: MTATLKMAVIAGEVSGDLLGADLIRALKARYAGPIELVGVGGEALEAQGLVSLFDYSELSIMGFTQVLKKLPKLIARINQTAQAIAAAKPDILLIIDSPDFTHRVAKKVRRQLPHLPVVNYVCPSVWAWKEYRATAMLSYVDHVLALLPFEPEAMRRLGGPPTTFVGHRLSVDPDVLSVRQKRAERSLPADGQPKTILLLPGSRSTETTRLMEPFQQAAKAFVERNGPTRFLLPTVPRQENRIRELAATWPEEIRPQIGADPAFKWNAFAEADAAIAASGTVILELALAGVPTISVYKTDWIFTMLSKRVKTWTGALPNLIADYAVVPEYFNEVVRAGSMLRWAERLSHDTIERRAMLEGYALVQRRLQTDVPPGETGAAILLDILKSKK; the protein is encoded by the coding sequence ATGACGGCGACATTAAAAATGGCGGTTATCGCCGGCGAGGTATCCGGCGATCTTCTCGGCGCGGATCTGATCCGCGCGCTCAAGGCCCGGTATGCCGGTCCGATCGAGCTGGTGGGTGTCGGCGGTGAGGCGCTGGAGGCGCAGGGGCTGGTGTCGCTGTTCGATTATTCCGAACTCTCCATCATGGGCTTCACGCAGGTCTTGAAAAAGCTGCCGAAGCTCATTGCGCGGATCAACCAGACCGCGCAGGCCATCGCGGCTGCGAAGCCTGATATTCTGCTGATCATCGACAGCCCGGATTTCACCCATCGCGTTGCGAAAAAAGTCCGCCGGCAATTGCCGCATCTGCCTGTTGTCAATTATGTCTGCCCCAGCGTCTGGGCCTGGAAGGAATATCGCGCCACCGCGATGCTGTCCTATGTCGATCACGTTCTGGCCCTGCTGCCCTTCGAGCCGGAAGCCATGCGCCGTCTCGGCGGCCCGCCGACGACCTTTGTCGGTCATCGCCTCAGCGTCGACCCCGATGTGCTCTCCGTACGACAGAAGCGCGCGGAACGCTCTCTTCCGGCCGATGGCCAGCCGAAGACCATTCTTCTGCTGCCGGGATCGCGCTCCACTGAAACGACGCGGTTGATGGAGCCGTTCCAGCAGGCGGCAAAGGCCTTTGTGGAACGCAACGGCCCGACCCGGTTCCTGCTGCCCACTGTGCCGCGCCAGGAAAACCGTATCCGCGAACTGGCCGCAACATGGCCGGAAGAAATCAGGCCGCAAATCGGCGCCGACCCTGCATTCAAGTGGAATGCCTTCGCGGAGGCCGATGCGGCAATCGCCGCCTCCGGAACCGTCATTCTGGAACTCGCACTCGCCGGCGTACCGACGATCTCGGTCTACAAGACCGACTGGATTTTCACCATGCTGAGCAAGCGGGTGAAAACCTGGACCGGCGCATTGCCAAACCTGATTGCCGACTATGCCGTCGTCCCGGAATATTTCAACGAGGTGGTACGGGCAGGTTCGATGCTGCGCTGGGCTGAGCGCCTGTCTCACGATACCATCGAGCGCCGGGCGATGCTGGAAGGTTATGCGCTGGTGCAACGGCGTTTGCAGACGGATGTGCCTCCTGGTGAAACCGGTGCGGCCATTCTTCTTGATATCCTGAAAAGCAAAAAATAG
- a CDS encoding GntR family transcriptional regulator, giving the protein MQDSHTSESAQSAVEDAIISGILSARIRPGTRLSENQLASLFSVSRTRIREAMMRLETRGIVTVSPRRGWFVVEPSAEESIKVYEARRIIEYGLLRNLSGVSQEGIAILADHLDEEKAAIAKGDRQRLTCLMGDFHIRIAEIAGNDIIVETLRDLTARTILISMLYQSDFHAQQSHDGHCRIFEAIKAADFHGAAELAIRHLDEVETGLDLTRRPDPLYELRHSLSLQPLSSSPKE; this is encoded by the coding sequence ATGCAAGATAGCCATACATCCGAAAGCGCCCAGAGCGCGGTAGAAGACGCCATCATCTCCGGCATTTTATCCGCGCGCATCCGCCCGGGAACCCGCCTCAGCGAAAACCAGCTCGCCAGTCTTTTCAGCGTGTCGCGCACGCGCATTCGCGAGGCGATGATGCGGCTGGAGACGCGTGGCATCGTCACCGTCAGCCCGCGGCGGGGCTGGTTCGTGGTGGAGCCTTCCGCCGAAGAATCCATCAAGGTCTATGAGGCGCGTCGCATCATAGAATATGGGCTCTTGCGCAATCTTTCCGGCGTCAGCCAGGAAGGCATCGCCATCCTCGCCGATCATCTCGATGAGGAGAAGGCGGCGATTGCCAAAGGCGACCGCCAGCGCCTGACCTGCCTGATGGGTGATTTCCACATCCGCATCGCTGAAATCGCCGGCAACGACATCATCGTCGAAACGCTCCGCGACCTGACGGCGAGAACCATCCTCATCTCCATGCTCTATCAGTCCGATTTCCATGCGCAACAATCGCATGACGGACATTGCCGTATCTTTGAAGCGATCAAGGCTGCCGATTTTCATGGTGCCGCCGAACTCGCCATCCGCCATCTCGATGAAGTCGAAACCGGTCTCGATCTCACCCGCAGGCCGGATCCGCTCTACGAGCTTCGCCATTCCCTTTCACTTCAGCCTCTTTCCTCAAGCCCCAAGGAGTAA
- a CDS encoding transporter substrate-binding domain-containing protein — translation MISRRSLLAIAAISATLGFSPAAFADALGDITSRGTIRVAVPQDFPPFGSVGTDMAPQGYDIDVANLIGEKLGVKVELVPVTSANRVPYLQTNKVDLVISSLGKNPDREKVIDFSTAYAPFFNGVFAPDSVAVTKAEDLSGKTIGVTRGAVEDLELTKVAPADTTIKRYEDNNGTISAFLAGQVEAVATGNVVAAAILAKNPPKRPELKFLIKNSPCYIGLNKEQPALLEKVNAIIATAKTDGSLNTIAQKWLKTDLPKDL, via the coding sequence ATGATTTCCAGACGTTCATTGCTTGCCATCGCCGCGATTTCCGCAACGCTCGGTTTTTCGCCCGCAGCCTTTGCGGATGCGCTCGGTGATATCACCTCCCGCGGCACGATCCGCGTTGCCGTCCCGCAGGATTTCCCGCCCTTCGGCAGCGTCGGCACGGATATGGCTCCGCAGGGTTATGATATCGACGTCGCCAATCTGATCGGCGAAAAACTCGGCGTGAAGGTTGAACTCGTGCCGGTGACCAGCGCCAACCGCGTTCCCTATCTGCAGACCAACAAGGTCGATCTCGTCATTTCAAGCCTCGGCAAGAACCCGGACCGTGAAAAGGTCATCGACTTCTCCACCGCCTACGCGCCCTTCTTCAACGGCGTGTTCGCTCCGGATTCGGTTGCCGTCACCAAGGCGGAAGATTTGTCCGGCAAGACCATTGGCGTCACCCGCGGCGCCGTCGAGGATCTGGAGCTGACGAAGGTGGCGCCTGCCGATACGACCATCAAGCGTTATGAGGACAATAACGGCACGATCTCCGCCTTCCTCGCCGGGCAAGTGGAAGCCGTGGCCACGGGCAATGTCGTGGCCGCCGCCATTCTCGCCAAGAACCCGCCAAAGCGCCCCGAGCTGAAGTTCCTGATCAAGAATTCGCCCTGCTATATCGGCCTGAACAAGGAACAGCCGGCGTTGCTTGAAAAGGTCAACGCCATCATCGCCACCGCAAAGACCGATGGTTCGCTGAACACGATTGCGCAGAAATGGCTGAAAACCGACCTGCCTAAGGATCTCTGA
- a CDS encoding amino acid ABC transporter permease, translating into MKYTFDFGWLLEYYPQIAKGIAVTLELIAIGGVLGIALGIVCAWVRALGPKWLRPPVATYVELIRNTPFLIQLFFIFFGLPSLGLQLSELSAANIAMVVNLGAYSCEIIRAGIQATPKGQFEAGASLAMTRFETFRHVVLVPSLQRIWPALSSQVVIVMLGSSVVSQIAAEDLTFAANFIQSRTFRAFEAYMVSTVIYLALAILLRQVLVVGGNFIFPRRSVR; encoded by the coding sequence GTGAAATACACATTCGATTTTGGATGGCTTCTCGAATATTATCCGCAGATAGCCAAGGGCATCGCCGTTACGCTGGAATTGATTGCCATTGGCGGCGTTCTCGGCATCGCACTCGGCATTGTCTGCGCCTGGGTGCGCGCACTCGGGCCCAAATGGCTGCGGCCGCCGGTCGCGACCTATGTGGAGCTCATTCGCAACACGCCATTCCTCATACAATTGTTTTTTATCTTTTTCGGCCTGCCGTCGCTTGGCCTGCAATTGTCGGAACTAAGTGCTGCCAACATCGCCATGGTGGTCAATCTCGGGGCCTATAGCTGCGAAATCATCCGCGCCGGTATTCAGGCGACGCCGAAGGGACAGTTCGAAGCGGGGGCAAGCCTTGCCATGACCCGTTTCGAAACCTTCCGGCATGTGGTGCTGGTGCCCTCACTGCAACGCATCTGGCCCGCTCTTTCGTCGCAGGTGGTGATCGTCATGCTCGGCTCGTCGGTCGTCTCACAGATCGCCGCCGAGGACCTGACCTTCGCGGCCAATTTTATCCAGTCGCGCACCTTCCGCGCCTTCGAAGCTTACATGGTCTCCACCGTCATTTATCTCGCGCTGGCCATTCTTCTGCGGCAGGTGCTTGTCGTGGGCGGTAACTTTATCTTTCCGCGCAGGAGTGTCCGATGA
- a CDS encoding amino acid ABC transporter permease, which produces MIEFSTWDILRNLLLATRWTVLLSLVSFAGGGMVALLLLFMRISRKKSMRAFARYYVELFQGTPLLMQLFIAFFGLGLLGIDVPAWLAAGLTLILWAAAFLTEIWRGCVESVAKGQWEASASLAMGRLQQMRYVILPQAMRVAIPPTVGFFVQVIKGTAVTSIIGFVELSKAGTVVTNATFQPFTVYGLVALIYFALCWPLSKSSQILERKLNVAHRNH; this is translated from the coding sequence ATGATCGAATTCTCCACCTGGGATATTCTCAGAAACCTGCTGCTCGCCACGCGCTGGACCGTGCTGCTCTCGCTCGTGTCCTTTGCGGGTGGCGGCATGGTGGCGCTGCTTCTGTTGTTCATGCGCATTTCCCGGAAAAAATCGATGCGGGCTTTCGCGCGTTATTATGTCGAGCTTTTTCAGGGCACGCCGCTTTTGATGCAGCTCTTCATCGCTTTTTTCGGCCTCGGCCTGTTGGGCATCGACGTGCCGGCCTGGCTGGCTGCGGGCCTGACGCTGATATTGTGGGCGGCAGCCTTCCTGACTGAAATCTGGCGCGGCTGCGTCGAATCCGTCGCGAAAGGCCAATGGGAGGCATCGGCAAGCCTTGCCATGGGCCGCCTGCAGCAGATGCGTTATGTCATCCTGCCGCAGGCCATGCGGGTCGCCATTCCGCCGACCGTCGGTTTCTTCGTGCAGGTCATCAAGGGAACGGCCGTGACTTCGATCATCGGTTTCGTGGAACTGTCCAAGGCCGGCACGGTGGTCACCAACGCCACCTTCCAGCCCTTCACCGTTTATGGCCTCGTCGCCCTCATCTATTTCGCGCTGTGCTGGCCTCTGTCGAAGAGCAGCCAGATCCTCGAAAGGAAACTTAATGTCGCTCATCGAAATCACTGA
- a CDS encoding amino acid ABC transporter ATP-binding protein → MSLIEITEVRKSYGSNEVLKGINLDVEPGEVIAIIGKSGSGKSTLLRCINGLETISAGSISVAGAQLLEDDLHLKALRLKVGMIFQQFNLFPHQTVGGNVMLSQTVVKKTPKPEAEAVARKMLERVGLAHKFDAYPDELSGGQQQRVAIARALAMQPIALLCDEITSALDPELVAEVLAVVRELAAEGMTLLMVTHEMKFARDVCSRVVFMHEGRVHEIGPPEEVFSNPATPELKQFLGVAARH, encoded by the coding sequence ATGTCGCTCATCGAAATCACTGAAGTCCGTAAAAGCTATGGCAGTAACGAGGTTCTGAAGGGCATTAATCTCGATGTGGAGCCTGGTGAGGTCATCGCCATCATCGGCAAGAGCGGATCGGGCAAATCGACCTTGCTTCGCTGCATCAACGGGCTGGAGACGATTTCGGCCGGTTCCATCTCGGTTGCCGGCGCGCAGCTTCTCGAAGACGATCTGCATCTGAAAGCCCTGCGACTGAAGGTCGGCATGATCTTCCAGCAGTTCAACCTCTTCCCGCACCAGACCGTTGGCGGCAACGTCATGCTGTCGCAGACCGTGGTGAAGAAGACGCCGAAACCGGAGGCGGAGGCCGTTGCCCGCAAGATGCTGGAACGGGTCGGGCTGGCGCATAAGTTCGATGCCTATCCCGATGAATTGTCGGGCGGCCAGCAGCAGCGCGTCGCCATTGCGCGGGCGCTTGCCATGCAGCCGATCGCGCTGCTCTGCGACGAGATCACCTCGGCGCTCGATCCCGAACTGGTCGCGGAAGTGCTGGCTGTCGTTCGTGAACTCGCCGCCGAAGGCATGACGCTCCTGATGGTGACGCATGAGATGAAATTTGCGCGCGACGTCTGCTCCCGCGTCGTCTTCATGCATGAGGGCAGGGTGCATGAAATAGGCCCGCCGGAAGAGGTGTTCTCCAATCCCGCAACACCCGAACTCAAGCAGTTCCTGGGCGTTGCGGCGCGCCACTGA
- the gltA gene encoding citrate synthase yields the protein MTEKSATVTLGDKQVELPVREGTIGPSVVDIGTLYKHTGSFTYDPGFTSTASCESKITYIDGDEGVLLHRGFPIEQLAEQGDFLETCYLLLYGELPTAAQKKDFDTRVTRHTMVHEQMSRFFTGYRRDAHPMAVMCGTVGALSAFYHDSTDITDPHQRMVASLRMIAKMPTIAAMAYKYHIGQPFVYPKNDLDYASNFLHMCFAVPCEEYKVDPVLARAMDRIFILHADHEQNASTSTVRLAGSSGANPFACIAAGIACLWGPAHGGANEAALNMLNEIGTVDRIPEYIARAKDKNDPFRLMGFGHRVYKNYDPRAKIMQKTMYEVLEATGNSDDPIMQVALELEKIALSDPYFVEKKLYPNVDFYSGITLKALGFPTTMFTVLFALARTVGWIAQWNEMIEDPQQRIGRPRQLYTGAGKRDYVPVSKR from the coding sequence ATGACGGAAAAAAGCGCTACAGTGACACTTGGCGATAAACAGGTCGAACTCCCGGTCAGGGAAGGCACGATCGGGCCGAGCGTCGTCGATATCGGCACGCTGTACAAACACACGGGCTCCTTCACCTACGACCCGGGTTTCACGTCGACGGCCTCCTGCGAATCCAAGATCACCTATATTGACGGTGACGAAGGCGTTCTTTTGCATCGCGGATTCCCGATCGAGCAGCTTGCCGAACAGGGCGATTTCCTTGAAACCTGCTACCTGCTGCTTTACGGCGAACTGCCGACGGCCGCGCAGAAGAAGGATTTCGACACCCGCGTCACGCGCCACACCATGGTGCATGAGCAGATGAGCCGCTTCTTCACCGGCTATCGCCGCGATGCGCATCCGATGGCCGTCATGTGCGGCACGGTCGGCGCTCTCTCGGCCTTCTATCACGACTCGACCGACATCACCGATCCGCACCAGCGCATGGTCGCTTCGCTGCGCATGATCGCCAAGATGCCGACGATCGCCGCCATGGCCTACAAATACCATATCGGCCAGCCCTTCGTTTACCCGAAGAACGATCTCGATTACGCCTCCAACTTCCTGCACATGTGCTTTGCCGTGCCGTGCGAGGAATACAAGGTCGATCCGGTTCTGGCCCGCGCCATGGATCGCATCTTCATCCTGCATGCCGATCACGAGCAGAACGCCTCCACCTCCACGGTGCGTCTTGCCGGCTCCTCGGGTGCGAACCCGTTCGCCTGTATCGCGGCTGGCATCGCCTGCCTCTGGGGCCCGGCTCACGGCGGTGCCAACGAAGCGGCGCTCAACATGCTCAACGAAATCGGCACGGTTGACCGCATTCCGGAATATATCGCCCGCGCCAAGGACAAGAACGACCCGTTCCGCCTGATGGGCTTTGGCCACCGCGTCTACAAGAACTACGACCCGCGCGCCAAGATCATGCAAAAGACGATGTACGAAGTGCTGGAAGCCACCGGCAACTCCGACGATCCGATCATGCAGGTCGCGCTGGAACTGGAAAAGATCGCCCTTTCCGACCCCTACTTCGTCGAAAAGAAGCTTTACCCGAATGTCGACTTCTATTCGGGCATCACGCTGAAGGCGCTCGGCTTCCCCACGACCATGTTCACCGTTCTCTTCGCTCTCGCCCGCACCGTCGGCTGGATCGCCCAGTGGAACGAAATGATCGAGGATCCGCAGCAGCGCATCGGCCGTCCGCGCCAGCTCTACACGGGCGCCGGCAAGCGCGACTACGTTCCGGTTTCCAAGCGCTAA
- a CDS encoding ComEC/Rec2 family competence protein yields MRGTLPGTHEILFPVCRTGDVAAHDLPAPVPRRELKAAIVEKLAACLAEERAFGHGFLFIPVMIGCGAILWFSLDVTPSSSVLAIAFLLAAGLALFRRYDTGLSAASCSIVAFLLLGMLLADLETRRAGTVVLDTPVTTTITGTVTRREVDARGDWRYMVRLAATEAPKLSRPPERVSLLARGGGEPVALGATIRGKARLSPPSGPALPGLNDFAFASYFKGVGATGFFYKPPRMVMSPKSEVAAATGLLEWADMRLYGLRSAIAERIRGTIGGDAGAFAASIVTDERQAISAGTMEALRLSGLAHIVAISGLNMALAAGIFFVGLRLGFSLFPAFAQRWPVKKISAFAALLMTLAYYLISGFAVSAERAWLMMSVMLIAVLFDQPSLSLRNVALSALVILALSPSEIMGPSFQMSFAATIALVSAYAWWSRRRSDHERLSIGRRPAWMRAGEAAGAIIGGVIVTSLIGGLSTAIYSAEHFHRVTTYGLFANLAAMPLMSLVVMPFGLVAMLLMPFGLDAPFLKVMGYGMALVIEVAGEVASWGGSAATGRPHGWFIGLASSGFLLLTLLRSRLALLGIPVLLVAFGLSATMAYRDAPDLLIHEDGELVALLEDGKVYTTKTRPQGFVYGQWQRALLLPEQPVPPAIVKTGTAPTRVAFAARPKLTLQELSAVARQMTAALKDAEPGVFTCVRGIWCVARAGSGEWIVVLEDGRFAGKACDIADIVVVSRRTSFSQCRSGALLLNRDILRRIGSVEMNFAGSEQSAVVGRLRAAISGVDRPWSEHRYYDWKSGRFEHDVPEKVRQLLATSQ; encoded by the coding sequence ATGCGGGGCACCTTGCCCGGCACGCATGAAATCCTGTTTCCCGTTTGTCGCACCGGCGATGTCGCTGCCCACGATCTGCCGGCTCCTGTTCCCCGGCGCGAGCTGAAGGCCGCCATCGTCGAAAAACTCGCCGCCTGTCTCGCCGAGGAGCGGGCATTCGGCCATGGTTTCCTGTTCATTCCCGTCATGATCGGCTGTGGCGCGATCCTGTGGTTTTCTCTGGATGTCACGCCATCGTCGTCCGTTCTGGCAATCGCATTCCTGCTTGCCGCCGGTCTGGCACTTTTTCGTCGATATGATACCGGCCTGTCGGCGGCGAGTTGCAGCATCGTCGCTTTTCTGTTGCTGGGCATGCTTCTGGCCGATCTCGAAACGAGGCGTGCCGGCACCGTGGTGCTGGATACACCCGTTACCACCACCATCACCGGTACGGTGACACGCCGGGAGGTCGATGCGCGCGGCGACTGGCGATATATGGTGAGACTTGCCGCGACGGAGGCGCCGAAACTGTCGCGCCCGCCGGAAAGGGTATCGCTGCTTGCGCGCGGCGGCGGTGAGCCGGTCGCACTTGGCGCCACCATTCGCGGCAAGGCGCGGCTTTCGCCGCCCTCCGGTCCGGCCCTGCCGGGGCTGAATGATTTCGCTTTCGCCTCCTACTTCAAAGGCGTGGGCGCGACGGGATTTTTCTACAAGCCACCCCGGATGGTAATGTCACCGAAAAGTGAGGTTGCGGCTGCGACAGGTTTGCTTGAATGGGCCGATATGCGCCTTTATGGCCTTCGCAGCGCCATTGCCGAACGCATCCGCGGCACGATTGGCGGCGATGCCGGCGCTTTTGCCGCCTCCATAGTCACCGATGAGAGACAGGCCATATCGGCCGGAACCATGGAGGCGCTGAGGCTTTCCGGCCTTGCGCATATCGTCGCCATATCCGGGCTCAACATGGCGCTGGCCGCCGGCATCTTCTTCGTCGGCCTTCGGCTGGGCTTCAGCCTGTTTCCCGCCTTTGCGCAGCGCTGGCCCGTCAAGAAGATTTCGGCTTTCGCCGCTCTCCTGATGACGCTCGCCTATTATCTGATTTCCGGTTTTGCCGTCTCTGCCGAACGCGCCTGGCTGATGATGTCGGTGATGCTGATCGCTGTCCTTTTCGATCAACCCTCGCTCAGCCTCCGGAATGTCGCGCTTTCCGCCTTGGTCATTCTTGCGCTTTCACCTTCGGAAATCATGGGGCCGAGTTTTCAGATGTCCTTTGCCGCGACCATCGCGCTGGTATCCGCCTATGCCTGGTGGAGCCGCCGGCGCAGCGATCACGAGCGGCTGTCGATCGGTCGCAGACCGGCATGGATGAGGGCAGGGGAAGCGGCAGGGGCCATCATCGGCGGCGTCATCGTCACATCGCTGATTGGCGGGCTTTCGACAGCGATCTATTCGGCCGAACATTTCCACCGTGTCACCACCTATGGACTGTTCGCCAATCTGGCCGCCATGCCGCTGATGTCGCTGGTCGTCATGCCTTTCGGTCTCGTCGCCATGCTGCTGATGCCCTTCGGGCTCGATGCCCCGTTCCTGAAGGTTATGGGATATGGCATGGCGCTTGTCATCGAGGTTGCGGGGGAGGTCGCGTCCTGGGGTGGCAGCGCTGCGACAGGTCGGCCGCATGGCTGGTTCATCGGCCTTGCTTCCTCCGGTTTCCTGCTGCTGACGCTGCTGCGCAGCCGGCTGGCCCTGCTTGGCATCCCGGTTCTGCTCGTCGCTTTCGGGCTGTCGGCGACCATGGCCTATCGCGATGCGCCCGACCTGCTCATTCACGAGGACGGTGAACTGGTCGCGCTGCTGGAGGACGGCAAGGTCTATACGACAAAGACACGGCCGCAGGGTTTCGTTTATGGCCAGTGGCAAAGAGCATTGCTCTTACCGGAACAGCCCGTGCCGCCGGCCATCGTCAAAACCGGGACGGCGCCGACCCGTGTGGCTTTCGCCGCAAGGCCGAAACTGACCTTGCAGGAGCTGAGCGCCGTTGCACGGCAGATGACGGCGGCCCTGAAAGATGCCGAGCCGGGTGTCTTCACCTGCGTGAGAGGCATATGGTGCGTGGCGCGCGCAGGCAGCGGCGAATGGATCGTCGTTCTTGAGGACGGCCGGTTTGCCGGAAAAGCCTGCGACATCGCCGATATAGTCGTTGTTTCCCGCAGAACCTCGTTTTCGCAGTGCCGCTCGGGAGCGCTGCTGCTCAACCGTGATATTCTGCGGCGTATCGGTTCGGTGGAAATGAACTTTGCCGGCAGCGAGCAGTCCGCGGTGGTCGGAAGGCTGCGCGCAGCCATCTCAGGGGTGGACAGGCCGTGGAGCGAACACCGCTATTATGACTGGAAGAGCGGCCGTTTCGAGCACGATGTACCCGAAAAGGTCCGGCAGCTGCTGGCGACGTCGCAGTGA
- a CDS encoding glutathione S-transferase family protein, translated as MYDLYIANKNYSSWSLRPWVLMRTLGIAFDEKLVPFGEGVAFSSFSPTGKVPCLVDEGVTIWESLSIAEYLAERHQGIWASDKQARAWSRSAASEMHAGFSSLRNLYPMSVGIRVKPKGGDAGLAADIKRIDTLWSEGLTKFGGPYLAGQKFTAVDAFFCPVAFRFQTYGADLSPGAKTYCDRLLALPAMREWYEAGLKEIWRDTAHEEEIGGIGELTADLRLKA; from the coding sequence ATGTATGATCTTTATATCGCCAACAAGAACTATTCCTCATGGTCGCTGCGGCCGTGGGTCCTGATGCGCACGCTCGGTATCGCCTTCGATGAGAAACTCGTTCCGTTCGGCGAAGGCGTCGCCTTCTCCAGCTTTTCGCCGACGGGCAAGGTGCCCTGCCTTGTCGACGAGGGAGTGACGATATGGGAATCGCTGTCGATCGCCGAATATCTGGCGGAAAGACATCAGGGTATCTGGGCGAGCGACAAGCAGGCCCGGGCATGGTCGCGTTCGGCTGCGAGCGAAATGCATGCCGGCTTTTCCTCGCTGCGCAATCTCTATCCGATGTCGGTCGGCATTCGGGTCAAGCCGAAAGGCGGCGATGCCGGGCTTGCGGCCGATATCAAGCGCATCGATACGCTGTGGAGCGAAGGGTTGACAAAATTCGGCGGCCCCTACCTTGCCGGTCAGAAATTCACGGCGGTGGACGCTTTCTTTTGCCCTGTCGCATTCCGTTTCCAGACCTATGGTGCCGATCTTTCACCGGGCGCGAAAACCTATTGCGACCGGCTGCTCGCCCTGCCCGCCATGCGCGAATGGTATGAGGCCGGATTGAAGGAAATCTGGCGCGATACGGCGCATGAAGAAGAGATCGGCGGTATTGGCGAGTTGACTGCCGATCTTCGCCTGAAGGCCTGA